Part of the Mus caroli chromosome 1, CAROLI_EIJ_v1.1, whole genome shotgun sequence genome, CTCATCAGGTGTCTGCAGCAACAGCCTCAGTCCCCTGACTTCTGAAATGCCTTCCAACTCCCTCCCATATTGTCCAGGCTGCTCAGGTATCTTTACCAACTGCTTCCAGAAGAAACGAAGCCATTCAAATTTCTCCAACAATAGCATCCAGCAGTGGTCAGACCATCAGCAGATCTTCAGAAACATTAGAAAGCATCATTCAGTCCCCCAAAACTCCAACAAGACCACCCAGCAGGATTCTGAACCCTCCAGTGTCTCCAGGAACAGCATCCAGCAGTGCCCAGGCACTTGGAGTTCCTCTAGCAACACCGCCCAAGGtaattttctgttttcacaaTAGAATGACAGATGGTTATTACAACCTTGGACAACCTCATTAATCCCTGTACTAGCTTTTTTCTTTCCCAATGATGAAGCAttctgaacaaaagcaacttgggaaggaaagagtttatttcactttAAGCTTCcttcattgagggaagccaaagcagaaaatcaggcaggaacttgaaggtgGGAATTGAAACAGAGACCAGAAAGGAAACCCTTActtgctgagcttgctttcttatataatagAGAAACATCTACCTGAGATGGCACCACTCAGAGAGAACTGCTATGTcttccacatcagtcattaacaacaacaacaacaacaacagcaataacaacaaacaccCTATAGCCTGGTTGCCAAGCCAGTCTTATGGATGTAACTTCTCAGTTTAGATTCCCTCTTTCTGTTCATTTTAGTTTATATCAATTTGAAAAATCCTAAGAGCATAGCAAGTAAACACCATAGAGTGTAGCAATCATCTCTTTAACAATAATGTGTTCCAATGGAGACATCAGAGGACACACAAGATTCCCCAAGCAGCTCACAGGCCAGCCTACCTCGCACACACCACAgtgaaccagaaaaaaatatctcCAACAAGGTTAAAAGGCAAGACTAGCACCACAGCTTGTCCTGTGTTCTCTGTCACTCACACATCTATGAACATTCTTACACTCATTCTcacagaaaacaatttttaaaaatatttaccatagttaatatttgttgaattaCCAATCATGCAATCAATGTAGgcataaatgattttattatatgAAACACTGCATGAGGAATCTATGGAGATAACCCTGTGTAGTTTGGCTTTAGGCTGTTTCCAGTCTTTTCTGTACCTGCAAAGCATACTGAAATCACCTGTAACTAAACGTCCTTCATTTCTAAAGAAAGTGTATGATAGTGATTCCTTAAGTCCTGTACACTATTTATCAGACACTGGTGTCATCCTGGGAGCTACTATTTAAGTTAGCTTGGCTTTATTTGTTAATACTAGGGAAATGTACATATAATAGCCTTATCTACTAAGTATGAAAGTATCTACTAAGCTGAAATTATTACCCACATCTCCATTTCTTCTAAGAACTAAGTTATATCATGCCAGCTATTGTTCAGATTGTTTTTCTCATTCTACCTAATTATTTGCCTTAATGGTATCATTTTTGCTGTGTACATTCtatgcagagacagagactgaaaaaTGTACCCAAAGAACCTTCTGAGGAAAATGGTCACCAGCAAGGTTCCAAAAAAGTGATGGTGTTAAAAGTAACAGAACCATTTTCATATGACATGACAACAGAGAAGATGTTCCATGCCACTGTGGCTACAGAAACAGAATTCTTTAGAGTAAAGGTGTTTGACATTGTCCTGAAGGAGAAGTTCATACCAAATAAGGTCCTTACCATCTCAAACTATGTTGGTTACAATGgattcataaatatatacagtgCATCTAGTGTGTCAGAGGTAAATGATGGCAAACCAATGAATATCCCACTTTCACTGAGGAAAAGCGCCAATCGAACACCTAAAATCAACTATCTTTGCTCAAAGAGAAGAGGAATATTTGTGAATGGAGTGTTTACTGTACTTAAGGTAAGCTATTGTATTATTTGGTAAAATTTCTTCTGCAATCTCTAATTTTCAATCTTAGTTTGGCAGATGCTATCGGTCAATTTTCTGAGTGCCAGAACTCAAGGCATACTTGATCAGTATTGGAGACTGGGATATCATGATGAAAATTGCTTTAGAAAGAGCTTTGCCAAGAAATGGTGGCTATTCATAGACATCCATAGACTGTGCATTTACATCAAGACTTGTATCATTAAAATTTTGCTTTGTTGAATTCTTTACCTCCTACATTAGTGAGAATTTGAAGGAGAATTTGAGAGTTGATGTCCTAAGAAATGACACAGGCTGtaataaccaaaacaaaaatcaaaataaacccaTCTGCCCCCAAATGGAGCTGGTGCAGAAAGTTGGGTTCTGAtcagccattctttttttttttttggtttttcgagacagggtttctctgtgtagccctggctgtcctggaactcactttgtagaccaggctggcctcgaactcagaaatccgcctgcctctgcctcccgagtgctgggattaaaggcgtgcgccaccaagcccggctctgATCAGCCATTCTTTACTTTTAGCCAAAAAGGTAGTTAAGAGAATGACCTCTGCTTTAAAagataagagaaataaatgtaacAGATAAGAAAGGCTGTTTAATCTCTTAGTTTATAAATAGagataatgaaatagaaaaataatgaaagagtATGTCTTTTAGTTCAAGTTATCTATGCTTAACAGACATAAATGCTTTCAAATCACGaatttgtaatgtgtgtgtgtgtgtgtgtgtgtatttatgctctcacacacaggtgcacgtgcacacacagtgaattttttgttttttatttttccaggcaTTTATGTGCAgttaatttaaatgaatttgcAGGTATAATAGACATAGAGTTCAAAAATTAATTGGGTGGAGTACAAACTGACACAGCAGGGATTAGGAAATGTATGTGTTACACGAATGTGGATCCAGTCAATGAAAACTCAAAACAGTATTTCTtctacacaaaaataaacaaggcgGCCTTTTTATCTTTATATGGGAAATTATGTAAGAAATACACagattttgttttcacttttcttaTGTAGACCCCTGAAGAAATTTAACCTATATTGGTATAGCAGTAAAAATTAAGGCAATTTTTCCTATGGGGGAAAGCTGCAGCAAATATAGGTATGcattctctaaaggaacagaactggtAGAATAAATCTATATATATACTAAAAAGAGATAGTAAAGTAGCTTATAGGATATGGTCTGGCTAGTCAAAGAATGGgtatctcccaaccaaaaaaaaaaaaaaaaatccaataatcCTATGTTTAGTTGTTCTTTCCTTAAGGTTGAATAACCTAGATTGTCATCAACCTACACTGGATCcccaaagaagtaggttctaataaCTGTTAAGGAATGACTCGGCAGCAGAGTAGATTAAATTACCTGTGAGTGTGAGGGCAGACAAGTAAAAAGGAGAAGCATCCTACTTCCAGGTCTTTTTCTGTATGCTTCCATCAGAAGGGGTAACCCAAGTTTGAAATGGGTCTGTTGACCTCAAAGTGTCTGGAATTAGGGTTAGTCTTCCCATCTTGAATTATCCAATCAAGGATAACCCCTTACCTTTGCATTCAGTTGTGGTTTAGTTGATTCTTGgtgtggtcaagttgacaaccaagactggGCATCACAGGCTATAAGAAAAGCTTGAAAGGGGTTTACAAATCAGGATTTGCAACCCAGAATCTGTTTTGCTGCCTCATATCTCAACCTATAGCTCTAATCTTCTTGTCAGCAGCAAGGTTCTGCAGATACCCTTCAATTCTGATAGATGTGACAATGTCTGGCCATTTCTCACAGAATGAACATTAATTTATttggtagaaagaagaaaagaggaactaCATTTGCTATGAGATAGGAGATGATACAGGAATGATGGAAGTGGAGGTCTATGGACGACTGACCAATATTGCTTGTAATCCTGGAGATAAACTTAGACTCGTATGCTTTAAACTGACCTCAGATGAAGAAAAAGCACAGCTGAGATCTACAGCACATAGTAACATGCAGGTGAGTGCTCTAGGGGAATATTCTCCTTCCCAGGGGTCATGCTTTCAGGATATTATACTGAAACTCAGTGCTGCTATAGCATAGAAAAttcaagagatgaaagaaaagtaaGTTTCCCAGTTAATATATGTAAACATCTCCTTTTTATCCTTTAAACTATGatgattttaattataaaaaaaaggcAATTCAGAAAGATTCTTAAATGCCATTATATTATGGGCAGGACATGGTAGTTGATACCTTTAATTCCACCACTTAGGAGACTCAAGCAGGTTGATATGTATGAGTTGGATGCTAGCCTGgattgcatagtgagttctaagccagcccaATTCCAAAacagtcagttttttttttatttggttttttttttttaagtaatgaaaGTATTAATTTTATGCAAACAGAGAGATTATCTGATAAGAATGTAGCTTTGATTAAGAGACATGTTTCAAATTCTGGCTACATGGTTTCTTTACAAAATGAGTAAAACTCCTCATCTACAACATAAAATTAATGCACATCACCAAGACTAATAAGCAGAACTTACAACAGTTCATATAAGCAGCCAAGAATACCCAGAGCAAGTTACTCCACAAAGCTGCAAGAGTCCATGTTCTTGTCACCCTGACACACAGATCCATGCAGCACTGGCTGTATACTAAAGCAAGGCTAAGATTATAGTGCAAAGGAATGAAATATAAGGGCTGGCCTCCTGAGTCACATTGTAATGTTCTCAGAGAGCCCTAGTTCTTAGGACCACGAGTCAACATTCTAAACCCTCCCACAGCAGCTGTTTGGGGCATGCATTTTGTACATTCTTCCTGTTCTCCTACCCAATACAAGCCCTCCACTCAAGAGCCCTTGCCTTTAGGTCTTGCACCTTCTTCTCTCTCGTTGCTCCATAAACTATCATTCTCTTCCACCTTCATCCATGCTGGTTTagagtaaaaaatataaaaaaaaaaaaaaataatgcattttagTTGTCTCTAGCCAAAGAGTAAAAGGTGACCACAGGGGCAGAAAATCATAAGTAGGCAGGTGATGATGAAAAAACAATATAGAAGTGGCACAAAGAGACCAGATAGTGTGACTaaagggggggggagtgtataACCAGCTTTACTAAGACTGATCTAATGTCATTACTATCTTTTTCAAGGTTATCAAAGCTAGGAATTGAGAAACAACCACTCAGTCCTGCTTCCTTTATGAAACTACATTAATTATTGTTTTGTGGACTTGGACATCACTGATGTTTATACAGATAAGATCCTGTTCCAACTACAGAAAAATGTCATTCAATTGATAAAAGCAAGCTCTTTGCTTTAGGAAATGGTGCTTATTCTTTCTACAGTTTTagcattttattacatattttgattttatagtgtTTATACTTTGAATGAAAAAAACTTCAGGTACTTCACAAGTTTCTTGCGTTTGTCAGTTGCTTTAAAACTGGGTCTGAAGACCAAGGTGGAATAAACATgtttcatgaaatattttcacTTATGTTTTGGGTGTGCTATTTAAAGACAAAGCCTTACTCATAAAGGGACAGCTTGTGCCATCCTCAGAAACATCAAGCCATCAATAAAAAGCATATGGAGGCTGAAATGCAGGCTGGAATGCAGTTGTGGAGACTAATGTCTTCAGAAGTGATGCAGTCCTTCCTATGCCTTTCCCTGAGTcaatgtgagtacattgtagagTTTAGTCATTTGAAAGATGAATTTCCAGAAGTGGATGATCAGAGTACATTGTACTGCTTGCAACAGAAAAGAATCTCACCTCTGAATATAGGGTGAAAGCATGTCAAGGAAATCCTGAGACCATGAGGAAGCTGTCCTAAAACAAATGAGTCTCAGTCAAGGCTTCCTGCAGTGTTAATTACCTCTCTCATTGTCATGACTGTATatctagaaacagaaactgagaGAGATGCTTTatattggctcacagtttaatgGTAAATGAGAGTGCCGTGGCTGATCACATTGTATCAgcagagcagaaagcagagagcaattaTATGCTCTTGCGGAgagctctctttctttttatattcaatTCACAAACTTTGCCAGTAGAATGTTGTCACCCACATTTAGGCTGAATTCCCAAATtgatttatggaaaaaaaaattcctcacaaACATGCCCAGAGTGTTGCCTCCTACGTGGATCTATATCCTGTTACCTTTATAATCAATATCAATAAGGACACTGGGCAATGATGACCAATCATGGAGAAAAGGAGCAAAGGAAAGGTAGAAATAGCAGCTATAACAAGATAAGTACAAGATATAAGTGTTTCTGACCCCTTGGGAAATTTGTGTAGACAAAGGCCTCAGTAGACTGACATTGGAAAATGGGATTAATTGGGATGTACGAAGGTCATAAGGGTTTTATCAGTTCTCATGAATAGATTGATATCACTACAAAGTAATGGGTCTTGAGGACcgatttcttggatttttttttatattactaCCACCTGAGAAGAAATCAATCAAGCATAGGTTATAGTTTAGCAACCTGGAACTCCACTTGGCTTGGGGCATATAACCAACCCCCTTCTAACAATGAACTGGAAGCTTCAGAGACTTACTTTCAAACACTATGCAAACAAACCCCTCTATAAACAATGCACCTACAAACCAATTGACAACCTAGAATGCTCAAGTGCATCAGGCTTCAGATATATGTTTCAAACATGGAAGTAGATTATTCTTTTAGCAATTCTTTAGTGATATATATCCCAGAACACACCTTGATACTACAAGAGATAGCCTAATCCAGCCTAGACTTGTTTGACTGCATAAATGAGACAaatatcacagggctcccaatggagaagctagagaaagtacccaaggagctaaagggatctgcaaccctattgtNggaacaacatgatgtactaaccagaactccggagctcttgtctctagctgcatatgtatcgaaagatggcctaggcagccatcactggaaaaagaggcccattggacttgcaaNggaaaaagaggcccattggacttgcaaactttatatgccccaatataggggaatgccagggccaaaagaatgggaatgggtgggtagggaagtggggagcgctatgggggacttttgggatagcattggaaatgtaactgaggaaaatatgtaataaaaatattaaaaattaaaaaaaagagacaaactGTCTACTATTTACCATTTTATGCctatatattattgtatatgcTACTGATTAATATTAAATGACCTATGCAATAAACAAAATCCTATGATACCCAAGTTGGTCAATCAACCTCCTACTTCTCTTGAAGTCCATAATGTTAACACCACAGTAATTGCTATGCTTCAGTATCTTCATTATGTGGCCTGTTATTCACTTTGACTTCATATTTCTTCCTCACCTGCGATATTCCACAGCTTTAAATAAATGTCCGCTCCTACTTTGAAAATTGTATGATTGTTCAATTTAATTTCTGAATAAGTGGTCAAGAACCTGAGCACACAAATATcttatgtcttagggtttctactgctgtgatgaaattcTA contains:
- the LOC110289434 gene encoding pyrin and HIN domain-containing protein 1, whose protein sequence is MVNEYKRIVLLTGLMGINDHDFRMVKSLLSKELKLNRMQDEYDRVKIADLMEDKYPKDAGVDQLIKLYKQIPGLGDIANKLKNEKAKAKRKRTGKRKTAAKRQRQEEPSTSQPMSTTNEDAEPESGRRTPDTQAAQVSLPTASRRNEAIQISPTIASSSGQTISRSSETLESIIQSPKTPTRPPSRILNPPVSPGTASSSAQALGVPLATPPKRQRLKNVPKEPSEENGHQQGSKKVMVLKVTEPFSYDMTTEKMFHATVATETEFFRVKVFDIVLKEKFIPNKVLTISNYVGYNGFINIYSASSVSEVNDGKPMNIPLSLRKSANRTPKINYLCSKRRGIFVNGVFTVLKKEEKRNYICYEIGDDTGMMEVEVYGRLTNIACNPGDKLRLVCFKLTSDEEKAQLRSTAHSNMQVIKARN